In Pangasianodon hypophthalmus isolate fPanHyp1 chromosome 1, fPanHyp1.pri, whole genome shotgun sequence, the genomic window GAGAAACATCAGAAACAGCAGATAGTGGGATTACTTGGCATTCTGGTTGTTCAATTTCTAACCAGGGGTTGTTCTGTTGGTTCGGGTGGGTCCATTAATGATATATTGAGTTGGTTTGCTAGGTAATATGTCTGAAAATTGGGTGTTTCTACACCTCCCTAGAGCTTTGCTCTTCTGTAACATGGCTATTAATggatttatgtgtttatatttatgtatatatggcttcattattactgttattattgccttttctttattatttttcttctttcattctttaatattgAAAAAGGCATGTGCAGTGCAAATAATTTCAAGCTTCTAAGGGTTTTAAGCACCTACCGCGAAAAAGTATCAGaggattttatttatctttaagcACCTGCTGTGCAAAGTGCCTCAGCTAGGCTTTTATTTAACTTCAAGCATGTGCTGTATGACAAAGTTACTCTGCTAGctcagcattttatttattcctgcCCACAGTAGCATTTATAGCTGCCTGTCAGAGGTTCAGAGGTTCATTTAAACATGTATAGCAGAACATTATACACCACTCTCTCGCTTAACTTACTAATTCCTAAAAAAGAATGACTGAGTGCTTCGGGACGAAATCTCTACAGTACAAAAAAATAGTAGAAGtacaataattattttaaaaaatattataaactaGTAAGAgtagaacattttaaacaattttaaaactaAATGGATGAATTGACACAAAGCAAGCATAGGCATCAGAGACAGATGCTATTCTCTACCATGCAGTGGTATACGTGATAGATGGAAGCCTTCTAACACAGTGTGTGGGAGATGCATCTCCCTTAATGCAGTTTGTGGGAGATAGATGGAGATCTCAGAACATTGGACAGAGGTTTTCAAATCAGGGGCGGAGCTGAGgtggaaaatataaaatgataaataaatatctcagtCAGAAGCAGCAGTCAGGGACATTTGGCAAGCAATTAGTAAAAGGATTATATCCAAAAAATACGCTGTTAGGTTTCATACTGTTCGCAGGTAGCGTTTACAACCTGCCCCCGTTCTGCTCTATTATACatgtgtggttttgttttattttattttatgttgtaGTTAATAATAGGCAATAATttaacaaggttttttttttggcctgggGTGGTGGGAGGGAGTTCAAGTTCAAGAAAAGTTTGAATCTGTCTGACTTAAAAGTTGTGATCCTTTTATACTCATGAGCAtaccattaattattaataattaataattaattgcttaattatttCCCTCATTTCCTGGCTGTTGAGTTTCTTTACAGTTGTGAGGGGTGTAGCATATCTTGAATTGGTAGTAGCTGTTGTGGAATTCAGCCAAGCCCTTTGACATGCTCCCTCCCTGACTGtcttaaaaggaaataaatcgACGTACAGAATCAATTCATGGCTCTCAAGCCATTTCATGGGCACTTTAACTAATTATTTCCATCACTAAATCTGGTTATAGGACTAAACCATCCCTTTGCAACAAATCAAGTCAGTGGTCCAGTATATTCATGTGTCAGTAATCAGTTCTGGTTTCAAAACTAGATGATAATAATCATGCCAAATGCCTTAAAATGGTTGCTGTGTGGTCTGTTCTCTTCTGATCACCATTTCTGGTAGAACACATCACATCCTCACTCATTCAGTCACCCATtcacccattcattcattcattcattcattcacagacacacacacacacacatacacacacacacacaatcactcaaCCACCAAATCACTGccttacccacccactcactcactctcacactgacGTAATGAGATATTCACCCATCTGCTCACTCAACCATCCACTCGCACACTCACTTATTCACCcacctgttctctctctctcacacacacacacacccctaatcATTCACCCAGTCACTTCCTTACCAACTTAAGCAAATGAACCACCTCTTCAAATTAGACACCTGGAATTAGCCCTCCAATACACAATTAAGACAAAGACAAATCTACACAACTTAGCTTATAAACCAACCTTCTACCCACAATATTTGCATCTGTACGAGGCCAGACCCAGCTATATCAGACCCCTTGGAATACGCATCAGACTGTGACATAGAAAACTTGGACACAAATCTTGACACTCTAAGCCAGACTCATTTCAGTCAGGTTCCCCCTTGGAGATCGGAAACGTTATGCATTAATCTGGAACTAACTGATAATAAGAAGGCTGAAACTAAGAAGCCTCTTTCCTTAAAACCCTATATACACAGATGGGTCAAAAATAGACAGTCAAGTATCTGCAGCAGTAATCAACCACCAACACTATGGCATTCGTATTCCAGGCCAAAGTTCCATTTTTACAACAGAAGCTTGTGCTCTGTTTCCTGCCCTGGGACGTATTGAAAATGCAAAAGAACGAAACTTCATAGTGTTTACTGATTCAAAATCTTACCTTCAAGCACTGGAATCTCTGAAGACCGATCATCCAATAATTgttgacattttaattaaagcatATCAGTTACGAAGACTCAATTAAAGCATAGTTTTCTGCTGGATTCTGGGACATAGTGGCATTTTTGGTAATGAAAAAGTAGACATGGCTGCAAAAAAGCCCTCACAGAAATAATCAGAGAGTGCAAAATCCCACCTTCCAACCTTAAGCCCTCAGTCAACCATTATATGTTAGACAAATGGCAAGCGGAATGGGAAGAATGTCGAAGTaacaaattatttgaaataaaccCTGTAGTCggaaaaatataaatctacacaTGATCAATTGGTGTACACAAGGTCCCGCGCAGGCCACACCAGACTAACCGATGGATATTTATTGAAGGCCGAAGAACCACCAAAATGTCAATATTGTAACACTCACTTGActgcaaaacatatttttctaGTCTGCCCTATTTTTAATGGCATGAGACAATGCCTTTTATCAGGATAAACTTTGAAAGAATTGTTTTGTAAGATGGGCCCAGGaaaactttttactttttacaaatttttacaAGTAAATTTAAAGAATCTTTTATTGATTTATGTTGCACAGAAATGTTTGAGTTTTTATAAGCTGAATTTTATTGAATGTTTGATTAATATCTGTATTTGCCATGAACTAGCCATTAAAACTGGTATGGCAATAAAcctaaatacaaacaaattaagTCCTTACCCACTTACACATCCTTTcctactcactcactcacccataATCAAACCCATCCACTTAAACATTTATTCCTCCTAATCAATTCCTTACCTTACTGACTCATACACCCACCCTcccattcactctctctctctctctctctctctctctctctctctctctctctctctctctctctctctctctcacacacacacacacacacacacacacacacacacacacacacacacacacacacacaatcacgcACACAATTACTTTTCTATTATTGTACTATTATATTCTCATACCCACTTATTCGACTGCATGCCCTTTCACTCACCTGCCTGTTCACTCATTTGTtcacacacccacccactctTCCTTACTTCCTTACTTACTCACCCACTTACACACTCAAGGAGAAAAGTGAAACTGAGCATACTATAAGTACTCTCTCATCCCTATCCTTCTCTTCTATGTTTTCTCAGCTATGTTTGACAGAGAGAACAAAGGTGGAGTGAACTTTAATGAGTTTGCTGGTGTATGGAAGTATATCACAGACTGGCAGAACATCTTCCGCACTTACGACCGTGACAACTCAGGGTTCATTGACAAGAATGAGTTGAAACAGGCTCTCACTGGCTTTGGTAAGCAAAATAATGCCATGCTATGGGATGTTGCTCAGTTTATTTGGAATACAATGTTGCTGCTACTGAAAGAATAAGAGGTTTAGAAATCAATTTAAAGCATGGCATTCCAGTTCAGAAGTGCTGaattctaaatatttattaaaagcaaaacagcCCCCATTATGCCTTTTGAACTGTGCTAGCTGGATCAGTATCATGCTCTGGAAGAATTTCTTAggactaaatttaaaaatatatattaaggCTTATTATATATAATCAAATACAGGATGTCCAAAAAGGCAGGAACCAgtgggaatatgttgagcaaatatgtcaatccacaaaaacatgatacagtggctgataaaatgttgtaaataattaagtacaagtagttttactctcattggttcctgacttttcagacaccctgtatattgtaatgaatgtaaaagtttaacaaataaatagaaaaagaatagtgtaaatatttaaagatgtgGCACaaactgttgatttttttttatcagagttTGGAAAATAGGTTCTATTTTCATAAATTTAGCTAGAAAAAATGTCTAGTGTACATGCCCCATTTGAATGAAATACATGTGTATACAGCAAATAGGTAATTTAAAGAAAAGTACAGTGAATTCTCATTTTATTCCTAATTTCTTTTGAATGTTTGTTATGACTGTCttataaaatacaatttcttgtattttattttcttaaagctTCGTAATATAGAGTTCTCAAATATTTCTTTAGGTAGTGTCGGCAGCAGaggttatttaatttaattagtgtgttattaactCTTTAAAATTTGTTGCTTAAATACCTCTGGTAAACGTGTTTGTGATGGATTTAATACCTTCTACTGTTGTTTGAGCTTCATGTTCCTCTCCTTGTCCAGGGTATCGTCTGTCAGATCAGTTCTATAACACGCTGATAGAGAAGTTTGACCGGCAGAGGAAAGGACAGGTAGCTTTTGATGACTTCATACAGTGCTGCATTGTACTACAGGTAAAACTCACACAGCAACAAATtacacagcagcagaaaaaaaaagtttgcttaTTTAGCTTTGTCACTTGAAGGAGCACGTAAgataaaaatttattattttgccttTTCCCTCTACCCCAAATATATTCAATCAGAGGTTAACTGACGTCTTCAGGCGATATGACACAGACCAGGACGGCTGGATCCAGGTTTCCTACGAGCAGTATCTCTCAATGGTCTTCAACATCGTATAGCACAACACAACCACAAGCACCAGTGCCAAACAACAAATCTCTCTTTCTACTGGTCTTCCACCAGTGACACCATACACACCTCACTGAAGTTTTATGGGACAGGAGATTTGGGCTTCAGTTAatggatcttttttttctgtctgtctgcctgtctgttttCATCTTTCTTTACATTGTACATCTAAAAAGATAGTAATATTAAGCCCCTTTTTCATATTAAAGAACTTTGCATTGTAAACTGCGTTGTGTCACCAACCTGTGTTGTAAATGTCATAGTAACATTCAGATGCATGCCTTCTGATAAATGTCATTATTGTCAAagcatgaactaacttgttttctgTTGAAGCATTGTTTACAatgaaaatttttaaatgtgcatttGAACATGCAGAAGAATTTTATTTGAGAGAGCAGGAACAAGTACTTTTGTATGGTCATGTGCATGAAGCTTTGCAactgcaaaaatgcaaaatgttttattaaaaaagaaacattcaaTAAggtattttattagtttttttttcctgtgggcTCAACTTCCTTTTGGAATTTATAAAAGAACATGATGTGAGATATTCCTGCTACACGTACTCATATGATTAGCTGCATttcaccaaagaaaaaaaaatcaattatgtGTATTGATTGACCAATCAGCAGCAGATATGTATGTGAAATTTTGTctctttgctaaataaatatttgtaatcgCTAATATTTCTTTAAGCCTAATTCTTTATAATTCCTTTGGAATTTTGCCAGTTCTTGTAGCACttacatcattaaaaaatacataaagtgCATATATGGCCAGTAAGAAAtgtattcaacttttttttttctttttaatagttTTGTCAAGTTAAGTGGTCTGACCTGATTGATTTGAGCAGAATACAGTTATCAGTTttcctgaaatatttatttggtttatgtaaaatagaaaaaagtgagatttttcttttggatagaaatttatttaatttttttgttatttaattaatttttttatttaatgctttgACGTGTAGCAAATCCAGAAGCAcggaaagaaggaaaataatttattctaAGAGTACAATgtttaaatagcatttaaaaaGATGGAGGTATAACTTGTGATGTTATTACAGagtttttatattatgttatattatattggaAGTAGAGTTGCAACAGGTCATTGGGGTtactggctagctagctaatattatcTACAGTAACATGCTCCACTACTGTCTGTAATCCAAAAATATATGAAGAT contains:
- the pdcd6 gene encoding programmed cell death protein 6, whose product is MAYHNQYRPPHYNSAPPDQAFLWNIFQRVDKDRSGSISDTELQQALSNGTWTPFNPVTVRSIIAMFDRENKGGVNFNEFAGVWKYITDWQNIFRTYDRDNSGFIDKNELKQALTGFGYRLSDQFYNTLIEKFDRQRKGQVAFDDFIQCCIVLQRLTDVFRRYDTDQDGWIQVSYEQYLSMVFNIV